GACGGTGACGCCACAGGAGCGCACGGCCGCGCCGTCGAGATGCACGGTGCAGGCGCCGCATTGTGCAATGCCGCAGCCATATTTGGTGCCGGTCAGTCCGGCATTCTCGCGGATCGCCCACAGCAGCGGCGTGTCGGGCTCGACGTCCAGAGTATAGGATTGTCCGTTGATCGTGAGGTTTGCCATCGCAGATCCCTTTCGTTCAACTCGCCAGTTGAACAGAGGGCGGCAATGTGGCGCGAACGTTTGCATCCTTCAAATCAAGAATATGCGTTTGCCGCGCGGGAAGATTTGTGATGAGCCGGGGTTGTAGTTGCTTCGGCTCATGGGCCGCGCGGCGGAGCTACGGCAAGCCGCAGAAAGCTCATCACGCTGCCCAGCGCGGCGAAACCTGCGCCGAGGGCCAAGGCAAGGGTGGCTCCGTCGTGCCCCGCAAGGCTGAAGCACAAGGCGGCCAGCGCCGCGCCGGTGGTCTGACCGGTCAACCGGGCCGTGGCGACGATGCCGCTGGCGCCGCCGCTGCGATGGGGCGGGGCGCTTGACATGATGGCCTTCATGTTCGGCGCCTGGAAGAAGCCGAACCCGATGCCGCAGATCAGCATGCGCCAGACGATGTTGGCGATGCTCGGGTTCTCGGGCAGCATGGCGAGCAGCGCCATGCCGGATCCGAGCATCACCAGGCCGATGCCGCCGAGCAGGCCGGCGGGAAAACGGTCCGACAGCCGCCCGGCGATCGGGGCCATGATCGTGACCGCGAGCGGCCAGGGTGTCATGAAGAACCCGGTCTCGACCTGCGAACGCTGGAGAATGTCCTCGAAATAGAACGGCAGCGACACGAAGCCGAGGCCCTGCACCGAGAAGGAGCAAACCGCGGTCGCCGCCGACAGCGCGAAAACCCCGCGGCGGAACAGATCGATCGGCAGCATCGGCGCCGGGTGATCGGCCTGGCGGCGGGTCAGGATGACGCCGAGCACGAGCGCGCCGACAAGCTCTGCCACCACCATGGCCGGCGTCGCGCCATGCGCGGCGCTGCCGATGCCGGTGATGAACAGGCCGAGGCAGAGCGCAGCGAGCCCGGCGCCGAGAAAGTCGAAGCCATGCTCGGCGCGCGGCGTGCGCGGCAGCATCTTCATGCCGATCGCGATGGCGATCAGGCCGAAGGGGAGGTTGATCGCAAACAGCCAAGGCCAGGAGCCGAGCGAGAGAATGGCGGACGCAATGGTCGGGCCGAAGGTGAAGGAGATGCCGACCACGAGCGCATTGTGGCCGAGGCCGCGGCCGAGCATTTTTCCAGGATAGACGTAGCGCACCAGCGCGGTGTTGACGCTCATGATGCCGCTGGCGCCGAGGCCCTGCAACGCGCGGGCAACGACCAGGGTCGGCAGCGACCACGCCAGCGCGCAGCCGACCGAGGCCAGCGTGAACAGCAGGAGGCCGCCGAGATAGATGCGCTGATGGCCGACGATCTCGCCGAGCGCGCCGAGCGGCAGCAAGGTCGCCACCAGCGCGATCTGGTAGATGTTGACCACCCAGACCACCTCGGCCGGGGAGACGTGGAGATCGGCCGAGATCGACGGCAGCGCGATGTTGGCGATGGCGACGTCGAGCGAGGCCATCGACAGCGCGGTGAAGATCGCCGCGATCGCCCAGGGACGCTGGCCCGGCGGTAGGCCGTCGGCGGTGCCGTCGCCGGCGAGCCTCGAAGCGTGGTGGCGGTTGGACATGGAGACCTTTGGAGACCTTCGGTTCGCGGGGCGCGTCCGGATCAGCATGTACACGGGAGCAGGCGAGCGCCCCAGCCGTCGCGGGCGCATGGCGGTA
This region of Bradyrhizobium sp. SZCCHNS1050 genomic DNA includes:
- a CDS encoding MFS transporter, encoding MSNRHHASRLAGDGTADGLPPGQRPWAIAAIFTALSMASLDVAIANIALPSISADLHVSPAEVVWVVNIYQIALVATLLPLGALGEIVGHQRIYLGGLLLFTLASVGCALAWSLPTLVVARALQGLGASGIMSVNTALVRYVYPGKMLGRGLGHNALVVGISFTFGPTIASAILSLGSWPWLFAINLPFGLIAIAIGMKMLPRTPRAEHGFDFLGAGLAALCLGLFITGIGSAAHGATPAMVVAELVGALVLGVILTRRQADHPAPMLPIDLFRRGVFALSAATAVCSFSVQGLGFVSLPFYFEDILQRSQVETGFFMTPWPLAVTIMAPIAGRLSDRFPAGLLGGIGLVMLGSGMALLAMLPENPSIANIVWRMLICGIGFGFFQAPNMKAIMSSAPPHRSGGASGIVATARLTGQTTGAALAALCFSLAGHDGATLALALGAGFAALGSVMSFLRLAVAPPRGP